The genomic region CTTCACGAGGTTTTTCACTCTCGGATTCTGTAGACTGGTGATGGTTTCGGCCTCGATCATGCAATGCACCCCTAGTTTGCTCGCCTGCTCCCGGGAGCAAGCTTTTTCACCGTTCGCGTGCCCTTCGGCGGCTCGGGCGCTGCGATGAGGTGCCGGTCGCCGGGAGTGACGAGGGCGGTCGCCATGGTGAAGGGAATCGATGGATACGAGACTGTATGTTCCAAAGCGCTGTGCAGAAGCGTCTTGCGAAAGTCTATCTCGGCCCGCCGCGATCGAATCGCTAAAGGAAACCGGCGCCTGCGCCGTAGGGAAAGGTATCATTATAACCTTGATAGGTACGCTTTTACGGATAAAACTTTACCTCCAAGGTGCCCACCCCCGCTTGATATGACAATGATTCCCATACTGATTGTCGTAGGATTCGTGATCCTTGCGATGTACTTTCTCTTGAATAAGAATTCGGAGGAGGATGAGAGGGAGGGAGTGGTGAGAGACGTTTTGAGCAAGGATGCGTTGTCGGTGGATTTTGGCGACGGTCGCTCGGTGGTCGTTAAACTGCATGGCATAGGGCTGGCGAGCGACTCCGAGATGCTCGACGAAAAGATTTACTCGTTTTTCGATGAGAACGTCAGGGGCCAGCGCATCACCGTGAAGCCTCGTGTCGTGCAGTCTGCCGAGTTGATGAGCGCCGAGCTTTACAGCATGGGTGGCGAATACATCAACGCGATTCTGGTGCGTCATGGTTTCGCCCGTTGGATCGTTTCGGAAGCGCCCGGCGACGCAGCCCTGACCGAAGCCCAGGAGAAGGCGAAAATGGAAATGCTTGGGGTGTGGAATCCGGCGGTGCGCCAGTTGGCGGAAGACAAGATGAAAGCCGAATCCAAGGAAGGCATGAGCGACGATGAAATCGCCAACCTTTCCGTAGACCCCAGCGAAGAAGAGGAAGCGAACAAGCGTAACGAAGCTTGAACTGCGTCTTCGGCCCAAATCGCTTCTTCGGGCGAAACCGCGGACCGTTAGGCCCTCGCTTTGCAGACCGAGGAAAGCCCGTCCTCAAGCGACGGGCTTTGTCGGGTTCGCATGAAAGCTCGGGCGCTATTCCTGATTGAGAAGATAGTCCGCAGCTTGCGCTAGTATGATGTAGTCGGTGGTGCCGCCTCCGAGAACGTATTCAGTTTGCTGCCACAAAAAAGGCCAGGTCAGCAGCTCCGGGTAGTCGGGGCGGATGAGAGCTGTGCCCGAAGCGCTGCCGCCGGGGATGAAGGACCAGTCCGCTCGGTTGAGGCCGTATCCGACCTCGATCGAATTGGAGCCTACGCCTGAGACGAAGGAGGCTGTGTTGGAGCCGGGATGGCAGCCGAGCACGAAGGAAAGCGCGTTTAGCATCAGGTCGCGCGAAAAGAGCTCGGGATAGGCCTGATGCAGGAAGTATTGCTGGGCGCCGAATCT from Pelagicoccus sp. SDUM812003 harbors:
- a CDS encoding thermonuclease family protein; the encoded protein is MIPILIVVGFVILAMYFLLNKNSEEDEREGVVRDVLSKDALSVDFGDGRSVVVKLHGIGLASDSEMLDEKIYSFFDENVRGQRITVKPRVVQSAELMSAELYSMGGEYINAILVRHGFARWIVSEAPGDAALTEAQEKAKMEMLGVWNPAVRQLAEDKMKAESKEGMSDDEIANLSVDPSEEEEANKRNEA